Within the Burkholderia ubonensis genome, the region CTGTAGGGGAGTCTCGCCTATCTCATTTCTTACCGCAGATTGCAGGAGTTCGAACGCATCCGCTTCGCTTGCGATTGTTACTTTTTTTTCGCCATCCATCCCGCTTCCTCCTCCCCGTGGGATCACTGCACTCGTGCTGCGCGATTCCTCATCGGCACAAAGGCTCTCGATTGGTACAACCCCGGACGGATTGTGCCACAGAGCCACGTTGCCTCATGTCAACTCGGCTTACTGCACGACGACACACGAGCAATCTGTGCCTTCAGTGAGAGCGTCAGGTTCAGCTTGTGTTTCGTGAAGTCGGAAAAACGATATTTCCCTCGCTCACCGGCCTGCTCACGCTTTCCGGGCTTCGTCTTCCACACACCGAGCACGACGACCTCTGAATCCTTCTCGACGCCGTCGAACCAATCCACGTGATCGGTCCAGATGCTAGCTGTTGATTTTCACCGAATCTTGACCCACCGGGGATGCGGACAAAATCTTGGACTACTTTGGAGGTAGTCCATGTATTCATACGAAGACCGCGTTCGGGCGGTCGAGCTGTACCTGAAACTCGGAAAGCGCGTCAAGGCGACAATCCGCCAGTTGGGTTACCCGACGAAGAATTCTCTCAAGGCGTGGTGCGAGGAATTCGAGAAGAGTGGCGATCTGCAGAAAGAGTATGTTCGCGTAAAGCCAAAGTACTCAGAAGAACAGAAGAACCTGGCACTTGAGCATTACGTCAATCACGGGCGCAGCTTCAGCTTCACCCTCAGGGCATTAGGCTATCCCTGTCGCCAGATACTGACGGCGTGGGTTCGCGAGCGCTATCCGGAAACCAGGAAACGCGTGGTTGGCAAGGCAGGCCGACCGGCCGTGTCATTGGCGACCAGGCAGCTCGCGGTGTACGAACTGTGCACACGGGAAGGAAGTGCACAGGCGGTGGCGCAAAAGCTGGACGTCGACAGGGTGTCGCTGTACAACTGGAAAAACCAGTTACTCGGCCGAGGGGCCCCTGCATCCATGAAGCGCGACAAGGGATCACCATCAGAGACGGATCGGGACGAACTGGAGCGGCAGGTCGAAGAGCTCCGGCGCGACATTCGCAATCTGAAGCTTGAACACGACCTGTTGAAGAAGGCGAATGAACTCGTAAAAAAAGACCTGGGCGTCGACCTGCCACTCCTGAGCAATCGGGAGAAGACGAAGCTGGTTGACGCCCTGAGAGAAGAATACGGTTTGACTGAGCTGCTTGAGCGGTTGGACCTGGCGCGCAGCTCCTATTTTTATCATCGATCGCCCATACGGGTTGCCGACAAATATGCAGATGTCCGTCGTACCGTTGCAGAGATCTTCGAGGACAATCACCGATCCTACGGCTATCGTCGGGTGCAAGCAGCGCTTAGCAGGCAACGAGTGTTTCTATCGGAGAAAGTCGTGCGTCGCCTCATGAAACAAGGCGGCCTCCACGCAGCAAGGCCCAAGCGGCGCCGATATCGCTCTTATATCGGGGAAATCAGCCCTGCCCCAGATAACATCATCAATCGCGATTTCCACGCGAACGCCCCCAACGAAAAGTGGGTGACGGATATTTCCGAGTTCCAGATTCCTGCGGGGAAGGTATATCTATCGCCCATGATCGACTGCTTCGATGGGATGGTAGTCAGCTGGTCGATTGGCACAAGCCCCGACGCAGAGCTCGTGAATTCCATGCTAGATGCGGCTATTGAGACCGTGACCGAGGACGACGAGACGCCGATCGTGCATTCCGATCGGGGTGGCCACTACCGTTGGCCTGGCTGGCTATCGCGGGTTGCGAAGGCTAAGCTGATCCCCTCCATGTCGCGTAAAGCCTGTTCACCGGACAACGCGGCCTGTGAGGGATTCTTCGGCAGGCTAAAGACTGAGATGTTCTATACAGGAGACTGGCGTTCGACGACCATCGCGGAGTTCGTTGAGGTACTGGACGCCTACGTTCGCTGGTACAACGAGAAACGGATCAAGGGCTCCCTTGGCTATCTCAGCCCCATCGAGTACCGTGAAAGCCTCGGGTTAGCAACGTAAATCAGTCCAAGAAAATAGCCGCATCCCCGGTGGGTCAGTTCTGCGTGGACATCAACATGCTAGCCTCAACGCTTATGCCGTGCGACTCGTCGCCGGCATCATCTCCATACTTCGGAATATGGAGATTTATTACGCCTTTCGGTCGCCCGTTGACGATCGGACTCCGCTTCGATTCAACCACACCGTGCAGCGCGATCGGATGCTTGACTGTTTGAAGCAACACTGCCCGATACGCTTCCATGTACCGTTCCGCCTCGAAGTAGAACGATGACCACGGCACCACGGTATTCCCCTCGAATACCAGATCCAGGTACTCCGCGATGTTCTGGTCATCGTCGCACGCGGCTCGAAGCAGTAGCACGTTCTTTGCGGAATTGATGTAGGCGGGCAACTTTCCAGACTTGCGCTGATAAACCGCTCCGCCTCCACGAGCCGCACCGGCCGGTGACGATGTGGCGGGCTTTCCCGCCGCCGATAGCGCCTCAGCAATCATCATCAAACGGAGACGATACTTCCCCTCTTGCAACGCCTCGATCAGCCCTTCCGATGGCGTGACGACCTTCTTGATTTTTCCTTCGATTGCATGGGGGCAACTATCGGCGTGTTCATGCTCTTTCAGGAGACGAAAATACGCATCGACCTTGATACTCTTGTTGTGCCGCTCACACGTATATGCGCTCTGGAAAGTGACTCCTGCGGAACAATTCAGGCACCGCAACGGCTCGACGCCCTTGCCTTTCGAGTAAGTCTCCGCCTCCCATTCTTGACCACGCGCATCAAGCGCCGTCGCCATCCTGATACGCATCGCACCTCCACGTCACCCCGAACATATTGAACGCCGATAGTCGGCGTTGCGCCCGCAACAAGTTGACTGCGGTCGACATTAGAGCGCTCTATGAACATCAAGTTCGCTTCAAACAAATTCCTACCGCAGCGACTTGCTAGCGCTCGTATGGGCGAATAACCTTCCCGTCGTCAGTGTCCATTCCTTCGGCGTCGGCTTGACTCGAATCATCTGGCCGTCATCCTTCGCGACGCAGGGACAACAATCGTCCTACCCGATGATGAGAGCGGCCTATGAACGAGACTTCACCCCAAATTTCCGCTGCGACTCTGTACCGAAAGGCGCACGTGCTTACTCTCGCAAATGTCGGGACAGCATTGGCTACACCGTTCAACTCAAATTTCCAGAGCGTCCTTTTTTCGCATGAAAGCCGGCGATGATGATCTGAAAGCAGCAATGCCGCACTCTGCAACGTTCTATCGAGTTGTGGAGTGCAATAAGATCAACTCCAATCCACCTCCTCCGTAAGCGGCTCGCAACTACGTCCCACGCGGAATCTTTTTACATTAGAATATCATCCTCTTTCCATTCAACATTCAATCGATAGATCAGATGACAACGAGTGCAGAACTGGACGCCAAGGTCGAGGAGCTCGAACGGCAGTTGGAAGAAGCGCGAAAAGCCGCGGAGGCTCAGCGCAGGCAGGAGAGAAGTGCAATCGTCGCCCAACTCAACGAGCTTATCGCGAAGCATGGCATTGCGCCGACCGAGCTAACATTTGCCCGCTCTGGCAAGGTGAGTAAAGCATCAGCATCCAAAGCATCAAAAGGCACACCCGGCAAGCCAAAATATCGGCACCCCGATACAGACGCGACGTGGACGGGTCATGGCAAGCCACCTGGCTGGATCCCCGCGGATAAAGAAGCTCGAAAGCAATACCTCATCGAGCAATAATTGGCGGAAGGGCGCAACGTAGCGCCCTCCGCATCGGCGCAGTCCCCGGTTATTGTAGCTCGACCCTGTTGATTGCCATTCTCTTCCTCCCCTTCGGAATCGCCTCTATCTTTGGTGGATGACTCGGCCAAAACGTCCGGTGTGAATCCGGCTTCGCCATCTTCCCGTAGAAGTCTGCCTTCGCAATGTAAGGCACTACAGTCTCTCTCAGCACTTTCAGCTTCTCATGCTCGCCACGTCTAATCGAACCAATCCCTCTTTTTTGATAGGTTCGTTGATTACAGTTGCAAGCCCCGCCTTTTCCCTTCGTGATCTCCGATTTCCAGTAGTTGCAGATCATCTCTGTGATACCAACGTCCTTGCGAACGACGTTGCCATTGAGGATCACGATAACGTGGAAGTGATGCTGCTTGTCGAGACCGAACTCCATCTTGATTGCGAATGCCAGTCCTTTGCACGCTCCCGCTGGCAGGCGATTCTTCAAATGCCGTTTAAGGAAGCGACGGAGCGCCACTCTATGCTCCCGCATCTCCTCGTATGAAACTGCCTGCTCACCAGCCAAGGTACGATCACAATAGAATTGACTGTACCCGAGATCGAATCTTAGTACGAGGAGGTGGTGGTTGACACTCAGGCAGGCGTCAATCAAAGATAGAAGGCGTTCTTCATTCTCCCTGGGCTGCCTCTGAATTCTGAGCAACCAATTCTGAAATGCTTCATCGCCCCCCTCTTGTCGAATTCGCTCTATCGCCTGATTCGAATACTTGACGAATAACTCAAGCACATCGTCGGAGAAAAAATCCCTATCTCCAAAAGGCAACCATTCCGACCTTGCCGCAGTAGCGAGTGGCATTGAGTCATTGGCCAGGGGCACATCGCGCATGACTGCGTCGTAGAAGATACCGAAATAGCGATTGAACCTCCCAATGTCAGGATACCTGTCGATGATACGCTCCAGGTCCATTTGAAGGCATCTGAGAAAGCATTCTCCACCACTCGTCGCCTCGACGACCTTTGTGTTCGGCCTTCTCGGATGAATCGCTGCAACTGGTATCAGCCTCAATAGCGACCGCTTGGTTATCAGAAGTCTTTTCACGACGCTCGTGATATAGCTCACGTCGCTCGCTATCGAGGTCTCGTTGGCTATCCGAGTAGCAACCACGTCGCCATCTTGCTCCGCGAACATCAGAGCCTCATAGGGCTCCATTGACCACACATCCTCGTCGCCGTATTCATTATCCACCATCCCATCCTTAATCATCGCTCTTCCCTCAATACCTGATTCATTTTCAGACCAATTTGCCACACTGACGAGAGACGCGCGGATACTGACCGGCTTACTCGTCGTATCATGGACAGGGTCAGTATTTTTTTACGGTAACTTGAACGGTCGATGGGAACGACATAGGGGCACTCCCAGGAGGGGTGCCCGGCACGCGGGTAGGGATGATTCCCGAAGAAAGGCTATAGGGAAAGAAGATAGCAGGATCCCTCCTCTATTGACGGAGGATCGAAGAAGAGAAGCAGCGATGGATATAGGCCAACACGGATATGCAATAGTCTCTGACGCCAGCTTGCCATTGGCCATTAACTTTACGGACTAACAACGATTGATCCGCAATAGAGAGTCAGCAGAGACAGCCGGAGTACATGCGTGGATTGACCGGAATACCCGGAACCATTGGTTTCGAAGCACTATTCAACGTCGCCAAGTTAGCGTTTTGCACCGAACGTGGATGCAGGCGTTCCGCCACCGACCTAGTCAAGGGTTGAAGGGATAGCTCACCGTACGACTAAGTGAGTCCGCCCAGCTGTGTTTGTCAAACAATATCTACCCGTCGTCCGTCAAAAAAACCGCCTTTTCCGCTCGAAAAGGCGAAAAAGGCGATATTTTCACATGCGCGCATCTTATTTTTTTATTTTGGGCCGAAAAGTTCAGCGCACGTGTCATGGTCTTGCCATGCCTTCCTCAGGGATGGCCCACCCAACCGTCCCACGGGCCACCCGACCATTAGAGGTCGAAATGAAATGCGTATTTTTTCCCGCCTCCGCGCCAATCCTTGAAGGTGTATTTGATCTCGACAGACTTCGGCTCCTGCTTTCCCGCCCCGGCCTGTCGAGCATTCTTTTCCCTAATCGCAATGTTTCCACGCCCCTCCAGCCACTTGACGACTTGATCAAATTTCTCCGTCTTCTTCAAGCCGTAACGCGGACAACGCGCACGCAGCTCGTGATAAGGAATTCGGCAATTCGTGTGATCTAGGCCTATTCCCAAAGGCTCCCGAAGCTGCCCGCCGTTCTTCTCATCCAGCATCTGCTTCAATCGCTTGAGAACATAGCGCGCCATCTCGCGCATTGCCACTTCAGGATTGAACACCCTCTTGAATTCGTTCAGATACCACTCCACCACCCTGATCGCCGAAGTCACCGTCGCCTCGGGTATTTCCCTTTCGGCTGCATCGTCGGGCCTGCTCGCGCTGTCCGGCTTCCCGCGCTCGAAGAAATGAAATAGCGCAGCAAGACGCGCGACGTGCTCACCATAGCGGTTGACGAACTCCCGCTCATAGACCAGCTTCCCATCATCTGCCGTCGCCCGTTCCATCTCGTTGAAATCCTTCTCCCATGCCTGTTGCGCCGTCTGCGAGAAATAGAGCGTTTTCCGCCCCCGAGAACGCAGAGCGATGTCGGAATGGCCGTGAGAAAGAAGTGCGCGAACGCGGTTGTTGAACAACTCGGTCCACTCAGTCAATCTTGGCACCGAAGTATCAACCGTCCTTTTTCCGTATGGTGTGTCTGGCCTCGAAAGTAGAACGCGCGACATGAAGCCGATCCCCTTCGCCAATTCCCCCTTCCGCTCGAGGAAGCGGTCAAATACGATCGGCTGCACCATTAGCGACATAGTGAGACGCGGGTCTTCGATAAAGAAGCTTTCCCGGGCAGTACGTCCGACAACATCGATAGCCTTGCCTTCCCAAAGTTTGTCGAGACTCGACATGTCTGATTCGCCACGGGCATTCAGGATACCAGCGGCTTCATCTGAAAACAGACCGGCAGATGGCCAGTTCTCAGCCAGGCTTTGCTCCAGCTGACGAATCGGGATCTTGGAATAGAGCACTCGCTGCAGGCGAGGCTCACGGTATCCAGATTCTTCCCGGCGGAGCTCTGCAAGCCTATGCTCAACTTCTTCGAGTTCTGCCTTGGCGCCCTCGACTGTATTGTTGTCATCCTTCTGCCCGCGAATGGTCAGCGTGCGTATCTGCCGCCGCCACGCGCGAGAATCCTTCTCCAGTTCCGCGATAGTTCGCCGCCTCTCCTTCGATAGATACGCCCCCTCTTCAATTCGTGCAGTGTATTCGGCGCGTTTCTCCCTGTCGTAGACTTCGATGGCGGATGTTACGGTGCCGTCTGCCCGCGACTTTCGCGCCCCAGTATCTGTAACAGACAACATATAGAGCGAGCACACCGATTTCTCGCCAATGCCACGATCTATCCAGATCAGGTCCTGACATGAGAGAGATACGGCCGATATGACGGCCTGTACGGCAATCGGCACAGCAACCTTATCGTTCCTGCAAATCTCGATAACGGCACCTCGAATGGTCTCTGGCAGTACCTGCCATGGAAACGTCTCATCTTCGGGTTCGAATTCGGGAAACTTGGCCCGGCTCCGGCGTTCGACCGGCTCTTGCCCGTTCGCCGCTGCCGGAGAAGAAGCACTATCCACCAGTTCCACGTCGTCAAGTTCACTTGCAACCGCCGCAGAAGCAGGCGGTGCAGACTCAGCAGTGTATTCTTCCCTATATCCGGGGCAATCGTTTTCGTTATTCATGTGCTATTAGAAGTTAGCTGTGTATGAACAGCAGCGCTTGCAGGTCAATGCTTAACTTGCACCCCACAATACTCCGTGCTCTCTCGAGTGTCCTCTCGAAACGCACGGCGACCATTAACTCAGGGAGCTTTCCGCTTTTCCACACCGTTCGCAGACCAGTATTCTTCCAATACTGGTGCTCCGTTGGTCACCTTATACACAGCTGTCTAGATCTACTCACTACGCCATTTGTCTTTATCCGTGCTTGCAGGGGACGGCACTCTTGTAGCTAGCACAGCCTTAATATCCGCCGCTGGCCAACGGAGTAAGCGGCTTTCCGGCAACTTGAGTGCACGGATTCCACAATAGTGCCCGAGCTTGTGACGGGCTTTAAGGATGGTGTTCGGCTGAACCCCCATCACCGCAGCAAATTCCTCTGTCGACAGGTAGTCGCGGTTCTCGGGCATCTTCATTGGAGACCGTGGACCAGCGCTCTTCGCCCTCGTCCCTTTCCCGCTCTTCAACGCTGACGGCGCCATCGACTCGTCGCCGGCGACAATTGGATCGGCCATTACACCAGCGGATACGCCCAGAAGTGAGCGGCTATTAGGTACGACAGACGAGACTCCGGGTAGCGGCACTACCAGGGAATTCGGGATTTGCTGGTCCAGAAGAAAATCGACGAGTTCGTCGGGATCGAAACCGATGAGCCGTATGCGAGGCAAGGTCGGCAGGTCGAGAAAACGCGCTGGTTCCTGTGCCGGCTCCGCCCATCTCGATCCAGCGAGGCGGGCATGCCTGCGCTGCGCTTCTTCAGCTGCGCGCACCCACTTCGCCATATCTGCAAGCAACGTCAGTCCCTCGTTGCAAGCCGCCGCGCTTTGCCAGTACATATCTCCGTTGCCCAACGTCACATCAAACCAGCGTAGACGTTGGCCATTCGCTGTATTCGCGATGGCTGCTCCGAGTCGTTCAGCGGCCCGGGACGTTTGATAGAGTCGCCTCTTCGACGCGGTCTCGAATCTGTTTTCGAAGGCACCCGCGTCGTCATCGAACCCGGCACAGTGCGCCCTCGAGTCGAGATTGATGTCATCGACGGCAATGCTGTTCGCGACAACACCGATTACATCACTCAGTGAAATGAAGTTGCGGAAGAGAGACATTCATGCACCTCTTGTCCGCAACTCGACGGCATAAAACCGCCATCCGGCAGCAATGCTTTCTTGTTGCAACATCCTGTTGGCCATAACCCGTGTCGCGCGGTAGTTGTCGGTGCCATCGGCTGTCGCCGTGACGACCCAATTCTATCGCGACGTGCGCTGATGACCGACGATGCTCAGTGCAGGCAACACCTACAGGCATTCAATCCGCATCGACCTAGATACCAGTATCCGGCTGTTCCAGCATCCACACTCGGTCTATACGAAGCGAATCGCGCGGCCCGCGCCAATAGTGCTTCTGGGCGATCGCAGATAGTTTGTGCCCCCCCCAATCTGCGCGACGACACTGAGAAGGCCGCTCCCGGCTCCGGCCACATAGTGGACGTCGCTGAACCGAGTGAACGACTGAGATCGGAATGGATCGAGATAGACCAGAAATGCCTACACGACACCTACACGAAAATGCAAGAGCCTGCATATCCGCGCCAACACACCACTTAACTTATTGATTTCATTGGCCCGCCCTACACGATTCGAACGTGTGACCTACGGCTTAGAAGGCCGTTGCTCTATCCAACTGAGCTAAGGGCGGTCGAGAGAAAAGACACGGCGACACAAACACAACCCAGGCCGCATGCAACGCACAGGCGCTTCGAGCCATACCAGAACCACCCACTCGAAGCCCCGAAACGAAACGGGCCCGGCATGAAGCCGAGCCCGAAATTATACCCGATCATCGCGACACATCACGCCAGACCGGTGCAGCAACCATCAAACCGGCTGCGGATGGAACATGAACCAGCCGAGACAGAACACCCCCGCGATCGCGCAATACATGCCGAACGACGCCAGCCGCCCGCGCCCTTCGAAATAGCGCATCAGGAAACGCACGCTCAGGTAGGCCGCAACCGCCGTCAGCACGCCGCCGAGCAGCGCGTCGGCAAGCTGGTCGCGTGCATGAAACAGCTTCGGCAGCTCGAGCACGCCCGCAGCGAAAATGATCGGCGTGCCGAGCAGGAACGAGAATTCCGCCGCCTTCTCCGCGGTCAGCCCCGCCGCGTTGCCGGCGATCATCGTCAGGCCGCTGCGCGAAAAACCCGGAATCAGCGCGCCCACCTGCGCAAGCCCCACGAAAAACGCCTGCTTGAACGTCAGCTTCTCGGGCGCCTGATGCGCGCGACTGCGCTGGATGCGATCGCCGATCCACAGCAGCGCGCCGTTGACGATCAGCGCGATCGCGACGATCCGCAGATCGTGAAACACGCGCTCGATGCGCTTCTCGAGCAGCAGGCCGACGAGCCCCGTCGGAATCGTGCCGATGATGAGCGCCCACATCAGGTGCCCCTCATCGTTCTTGCGCCCGCCGAGCGACGCGAAGAAGCCGCGGATCAGCTCGATCCAGCGCGTACGGAAATACCACAGCAGCGCCAGCGCGGTGCCGAGGTGCAGCGCGACGAGAAACGGCAGCAACTGCGGCGCGTGCTTGTCGATATGCATGCCGAACAACGCCGGCACGAGCAACGTATGGCCGAGACTGCTGACGGGAAAGAGTTCGGTCACGCCCTGCAGGACGCTCAGGAATGCCAGAAACGAGAGACTCACGCGTCGGTCCTCTAAAAACAGATCAAAAGCGGAAAGGAATTCCGGACGACGCGGTGGGCCGCCCGGAAGCGCGGCCCCGATTATGCCGAGCACACATTACTGCGCCAAGGCATTTGGCAGGATATTGCTGCGATGCATACAAACGCTTGCAATTCGTAAGCAATCAGAAAGCAAAAAGCCCGCCATCTGAATGGCGGGCTGACGAAATTCGGCAGATTTTGCCGTCAGCGGCCGAGCTGGTAGAAAAACAGCACCGTGCTGCCGGTGAACATCCCAAACAGGGCGATACCCATTGCCATTGCCAGATCCATGGCCCCTCCTCGAAGTGTCATGACCCGGCAACATGACCGGTGCAGGCCATTATCCGGACGCTTGACGCATTGCAAAGCTCGCAATTTCCCCAGAAGGGTTTTCCCCGACGCCCGCGCGGCCGATAATGGAGCGCGCCGCCGTGCGGCAGCCCGTCTTCCAACCCCGTCCACTCCCGATTCTCCATGC harbors:
- a CDS encoding IS3-like element ISBmu11 family transposase; this encodes MYSYEDRVRAVELYLKLGKRVKATIRQLGYPTKNSLKAWCEEFEKSGDLQKEYVRVKPKYSEEQKNLALEHYVNHGRSFSFTLRALGYPCRQILTAWVRERYPETRKRVVGKAGRPAVSLATRQLAVYELCTREGSAQAVAQKLDVDRVSLYNWKNQLLGRGAPASMKRDKGSPSETDRDELERQVEELRRDIRNLKLEHDLLKKANELVKKDLGVDLPLLSNREKTKLVDALREEYGLTELLERLDLARSSYFYHRSPIRVADKYADVRRTVAEIFEDNHRSYGYRRVQAALSRQRVFLSEKVVRRLMKQGGLHAARPKRRRYRSYIGEISPAPDNIINRDFHANAPNEKWVTDISEFQIPAGKVYLSPMIDCFDGMVVSWSIGTSPDAELVNSMLDAAIETVTEDDETPIVHSDRGGHYRWPGWLSRVAKAKLIPSMSRKACSPDNAACEGFFGRLKTEMFYTGDWRSTTIAEFVEVLDAYVRWYNEKRIKGSLGYLSPIEYRESLGLAT
- a CDS encoding H-NS histone family protein, giving the protein MTTSAELDAKVEELERQLEEARKAAEAQRRQERSAIVAQLNELIAKHGIAPTELTFARSGKVSKASASKASKGTPGKPKYRHPDTDATWTGHGKPPGWIPADKEARKQYLIEQ
- a CDS encoding inovirus-type Gp2 protein; this translates as MIKDGMVDNEYGDEDVWSMEPYEALMFAEQDGDVVATRIANETSIASDVSYITSVVKRLLITKRSLLRLIPVAAIHPRRPNTKVVEATSGGECFLRCLQMDLERIIDRYPDIGRFNRYFGIFYDAVMRDVPLANDSMPLATAARSEWLPFGDRDFFSDDVLELFVKYSNQAIERIRQEGGDEAFQNWLLRIQRQPRENEERLLSLIDACLSVNHHLLVLRFDLGYSQFYCDRTLAGEQAVSYEEMREHRVALRRFLKRHLKNRLPAGACKGLAFAIKMEFGLDKQHHFHVIVILNGNVVRKDVGITEMICNYWKSEITKGKGGACNCNQRTYQKRGIGSIRRGEHEKLKVLRETVVPYIAKADFYGKMAKPDSHRTFWPSHPPKIEAIPKGRKRMAINRVELQ
- a CDS encoding YfjI family protein, which gives rise to MNNENDCPGYREEYTAESAPPASAAVASELDDVELVDSASSPAAANGQEPVERRSRAKFPEFEPEDETFPWQVLPETIRGAVIEICRNDKVAVPIAVQAVISAVSLSCQDLIWIDRGIGEKSVCSLYMLSVTDTGARKSRADGTVTSAIEVYDREKRAEYTARIEEGAYLSKERRRTIAELEKDSRAWRRQIRTLTIRGQKDDNNTVEGAKAELEEVEHRLAELRREESGYREPRLQRVLYSKIPIRQLEQSLAENWPSAGLFSDEAAGILNARGESDMSSLDKLWEGKAIDVVGRTARESFFIEDPRLTMSLMVQPIVFDRFLERKGELAKGIGFMSRVLLSRPDTPYGKRTVDTSVPRLTEWTELFNNRVRALLSHGHSDIALRSRGRKTLYFSQTAQQAWEKDFNEMERATADDGKLVYEREFVNRYGEHVARLAALFHFFERGKPDSASRPDDAAEREIPEATVTSAIRVVEWYLNEFKRVFNPEVAMREMARYVLKRLKQMLDEKNGGQLREPLGIGLDHTNCRIPYHELRARCPRYGLKKTEKFDQVVKWLEGRGNIAIREKNARQAGAGKQEPKSVEIKYTFKDWRGGGKKYAFHFDL
- a CDS encoding undecaprenyl-diphosphate phosphatase, whose protein sequence is MSLSFLAFLSVLQGVTELFPVSSLGHTLLVPALFGMHIDKHAPQLLPFLVALHLGTALALLWYFRTRWIELIRGFFASLGGRKNDEGHLMWALIIGTIPTGLVGLLLEKRIERVFHDLRIVAIALIVNGALLWIGDRIQRSRAHQAPEKLTFKQAFFVGLAQVGALIPGFSRSGLTMIAGNAAGLTAEKAAEFSFLLGTPIIFAAGVLELPKLFHARDQLADALLGGVLTAVAAYLSVRFLMRYFEGRGRLASFGMYCAIAGVFCLGWFMFHPQPV
- a CDS encoding UDP pyrophosphate phosphatase; the encoded protein is MTLRGGAMDLAMAMGIALFGMFTGSTVLFFYQLGR